In Cervus elaphus chromosome 16, mCerEla1.1, whole genome shotgun sequence, a single window of DNA contains:
- the LOC122710145 gene encoding serine/arginine repetitive matrix protein 1-like isoform X2, protein MAATSPRGGGGGCGGYSSRASDRRRAAHRRAPGPSAMFRQTSLGPASRLPSAPPATRSGSHREPRSPAAPGGHAAVRAPPGAASAPPAGRALRPPRPPPRRDPRAPASQGLRALPGPGRLRLAHFPGAISQHRLGAFADTTRAGSRTPRQE, encoded by the exons ATGGCGGCGACCTCgccccgcggcggcggcggcggctgcggcggctaCAGTTCCCGGGCCTCCGATCGCCGCCGCGCCGCACACCGTCGCGCCCCGGGCCCTTCCGCCATGTTCCGGCAAACTTCGCTCGGCCCCGCGAGCCGTCTCCCCTCCGCGCCGCCAGCTACCCGCTCCGGCTCCCACCGCGAGCCGCGGTCACCTGCTGCGCCCGGCGGCCACGCCGCCGTGCGCGCCCCTCCCGGCGCCGCCTCGGCCCCTCCCGCTGGCCGCGCCCTCCGCCCGCCGAGGCCGCCTCCGCGCCGCGATCCGCGGGCGCCCGCCAGCCAAGGTCTCCGCGCTCTCCCGGGCCCAGGCCGGCTCCGCCTTGCACATTTCCCGGGAGCAATTTCCCAGCACAGACTGGG AGCTTTCGCTGACACCACGAGAGCCGGAAGCCGGACTCCACGGCAAGAGTGA
- the LOC122710145 gene encoding proline-rich protein 2-like isoform X3, which produces MAATSPRGGGGGCGGYSSRASDRRRAAHRRAPGPSAMFRQTSLGPASRLPSAPPATRSGSHREPRSPAAPGGHAAVRAPPGAASAPPAGRALRPPRPPPRRDPRAPASQGLRALPGPGRLRLAHFPGAISQHRLGL; this is translated from the exons ATGGCGGCGACCTCgccccgcggcggcggcggcggctgcggcggctaCAGTTCCCGGGCCTCCGATCGCCGCCGCGCCGCACACCGTCGCGCCCCGGGCCCTTCCGCCATGTTCCGGCAAACTTCGCTCGGCCCCGCGAGCCGTCTCCCCTCCGCGCCGCCAGCTACCCGCTCCGGCTCCCACCGCGAGCCGCGGTCACCTGCTGCGCCCGGCGGCCACGCCGCCGTGCGCGCCCCTCCCGGCGCCGCCTCGGCCCCTCCCGCTGGCCGCGCCCTCCGCCCGCCGAGGCCGCCTCCGCGCCGCGATCCGCGGGCGCCCGCCAGCCAAGGTCTCCGCGCTCTCCCGGGCCCAGGCCGGCTCCGCCTTGCACATTTCCCGGGAGCAATTTCCCAGCACAGACTGGG CTTATGA